From a region of the Ardenticatena maritima genome:
- a CDS encoding S8 family peptidase, with amino-acid sequence MKRLRLSLLFALALLLFLAPTRFPAPSVTATEPVEVIVQAGSADEAATLAALAGGDIVRELGIIDAVVVRIAPDRVEALRQTPGITSVWENTTVRIAARPADKDDDDDDDEKGETLHTPSDTLVVHPLHQAGITGRGVTVAIVDSGLAEFPKLKPSMKGRPEGAPNDGSLFYQNKKTGQFVLYKDFVDPDAKKSQDPVGHGTHVAGIIANADVLDDDVADEKFAGIAPEANLVIARAIGADGAGTYADVIAAIDWIVSMKDVYGIDVLNLSITSDVKGPYWIDPLNQAVMRAWAAGIVVVAAAGNNGPEPLSVTAPGNVPYVITVGAYREGIHAAGGRAELTDYSGRGPTESRFVKPDVIAPGVKIYAPMPVDASLTETESGQYAVKGHFRLAGKKVPHVKYYPLSGTSMATAEVSGVVALILQQHPELTNDQVKGRLMRTAERAIRIDGQHLYSVWEQGAGRVNALLAVLAPDVPFVANQGMDAAADAVIDGTHYLGPTAYTPEQGYFIVGKTEYPYLAWDGTISTYNGEYTWLGDYSFVSEWAFLGEWAFLGDYDFLHDEAFLNDYSLLSEWAFLGEWAFLGDEVNLNEWAFLGEWAFLGEWAFLGNQINPSEWAFLGEWAFLGEWAFLGEWAFLGQYAYNSEWAFLGDYVDLSEWAFLGEWAFLGDTTLLGDAALLSEWAFLGEWAFLGEWAFLGNQINPSEWAFLGEWAFLGVTIGVLPSP; translated from the coding sequence ATGAAGCGTCTCAGGCTATCACTACTTTTTGCATTGGCGTTGTTGCTCTTCCTCGCACCAACGCGCTTTCCTGCACCGTCGGTCACTGCGACCGAACCCGTCGAGGTTATTGTCCAGGCCGGAAGCGCGGATGAAGCCGCTACCTTGGCCGCTCTGGCAGGGGGTGATATTGTCCGCGAACTTGGCATTATTGATGCGGTCGTTGTGCGTATTGCGCCTGACCGCGTAGAGGCCTTGCGTCAAACGCCGGGCATCACATCGGTTTGGGAAAACACCACTGTGCGCATTGCCGCCCGCCCTGCCGACAAGGATGACGATGACGACGATGATGAAAAGGGCGAGACGTTGCACACGCCATCCGATACGTTGGTGGTGCATCCCTTGCACCAGGCGGGTATCACGGGGCGTGGTGTCACTGTCGCCATTGTGGACTCCGGGTTGGCGGAATTCCCCAAACTGAAACCATCCATGAAAGGCCGCCCCGAAGGCGCGCCGAACGATGGCAGTCTCTTCTATCAAAACAAGAAGACCGGGCAATTCGTCCTCTACAAAGACTTTGTTGACCCCGACGCCAAAAAGAGCCAGGACCCCGTCGGTCACGGGACGCATGTCGCCGGCATCATTGCCAACGCCGACGTGCTGGACGATGACGTGGCGGATGAAAAGTTTGCCGGTATCGCGCCGGAAGCCAACTTGGTGATTGCACGCGCCATTGGGGCGGACGGCGCCGGCACGTATGCTGACGTCATCGCCGCCATTGACTGGATCGTCTCCATGAAGGACGTGTACGGCATTGACGTCCTCAACCTTTCGATTACCAGTGACGTCAAAGGGCCTTACTGGATTGACCCGCTGAACCAGGCCGTCATGCGTGCTTGGGCGGCTGGCATTGTGGTTGTCGCCGCGGCGGGGAACAACGGCCCCGAGCCACTGAGCGTTACCGCTCCCGGCAACGTGCCTTACGTCATTACCGTTGGGGCGTACCGTGAAGGCATCCACGCGGCTGGTGGGCGCGCTGAATTGACCGACTACTCAGGGCGCGGCCCGACGGAATCGCGCTTTGTGAAGCCCGACGTCATCGCGCCCGGTGTGAAAATTTACGCGCCGATGCCTGTTGACGCCTCGCTCACCGAGACCGAATCCGGGCAATATGCTGTCAAGGGGCATTTCCGCCTCGCCGGGAAAAAAGTGCCGCATGTGAAGTACTACCCGCTTTCGGGGACTTCAATGGCAACGGCTGAGGTCAGCGGTGTTGTGGCGCTCATTTTGCAACAGCACCCCGAACTGACCAACGACCAGGTGAAAGGGCGCTTGATGCGCACCGCCGAACGTGCAATTCGCATTGATGGCCAACACCTGTACAGTGTTTGGGAACAAGGCGCTGGCCGCGTGAATGCGTTGCTCGCCGTCCTCGCACCCGACGTTCCCTTCGTAGCCAACCAAGGCATGGATGCAGCTGCTGACGCTGTCATTGACGGCACACACTACTTGGGCCCGACAGCGTACACGCCGGAACAAGGCTACTTCATCGTTGGGAAAACTGAATATCCGTATCTGGCCTGGGATGGAACCATCTCGACCTATAATGGTGAATATACGTGGCTTGGCGATTACTCTTTCGTGAGTGAATGGGCATTTCTCGGTGAATGGGCGTTCTTGGGAGATTACGATTTTCTCCACGATGAAGCATTTTTGAACGATTACTCGCTTCTGAGTGAATGGGCATTCCTCGGTGAATGGGCGTTCTTAGGCGATGAAGTCAATCTGAATGAATGGGCATTCTTGGGAGAATGGGCATTCCTCGGCGAATGGGCGTTCTTAGGCAATCAAATCAATCCGAGCGAATGGGCATTCTTAGGTGAGTGGGCATTCCTTGGTGAATGGGCGTTCTTGGGAGAATGGGCATTCCTTGGACAATATGCTTACAATAGTGAGTGGGCATTCTTAGGCGATTATGTTGACTTAAGTGAGTGGGCATTCCTCGGTGAATGGGCATTTTTAGGTGATACCACGTTGCTAGGAGATGCAGCACTTCTAAGCGAATGGGCATTCTTGGGAGAATGGGCATTTCTCGGCGAATGGGCGTTCTTAGGCAATCAAATCAATCCGAGCGAATGGGCATTCTTAGGTGAGTGGGCATTCCTCGGCGTCACCATTGGCGTCTTGCCATCGCCCTAA
- a CDS encoding DUF1641 domain-containing protein has translation MTVQPPTTVEERLERLETRLERLSEQFERVAERLDVVVEMAERQHAAALERQDLARALQPVMHDAYAVLVDELSDMEQVLTQEELITLVRRLAWNVRNLNRALDALESMADLADAMGPIVHDAYGEIARYAEEADKRGYVPFLLEMGYVVDRIITGFTPEDVRQLGDHVVLILNTVKQLTQPQMMRLLSQLTSSLQEAEQQVSEMPTDLRSLLRMMRDPQVRRGLAVALAALRGMAPQDDNGSTGK, from the coding sequence ATGACAGTGCAACCGCCGACAACGGTTGAGGAACGGTTGGAGCGCCTGGAAACCCGCCTGGAGCGCCTGAGTGAGCAGTTCGAGAGGGTTGCCGAGCGGTTGGATGTGGTGGTGGAGATGGCCGAGCGGCAACACGCCGCGGCGCTGGAGCGGCAGGATTTGGCGCGGGCGTTGCAGCCGGTGATGCACGATGCCTATGCGGTGCTGGTGGATGAGCTGAGCGATATGGAGCAGGTGCTCACACAGGAGGAACTCATCACACTGGTGCGGCGCCTGGCGTGGAATGTGCGCAATCTGAACCGCGCGTTGGATGCGCTGGAAAGCATGGCCGACCTGGCGGATGCGATGGGACCGATTGTGCATGATGCGTATGGCGAGATAGCGCGGTACGCTGAGGAGGCGGACAAGCGCGGCTATGTGCCGTTCCTGCTCGAAATGGGGTATGTGGTCGATCGGATTATCACCGGCTTTACGCCGGAAGATGTACGCCAGTTGGGCGACCATGTGGTGTTGATTTTGAACACCGTCAAGCAGTTGACGCAACCGCAGATGATGCGTTTGTTGTCGCAGTTGACGAGCAGTTTGCAGGAAGCTGAGCAACAAGTGTCGGAGATGCCAACCGATTTGCGTTCGCTGTTGCGCATGATGCGCGACCCGCAAGTGCGGCGCGGGTTGGCGGTGGCGCTGGCTGCATTGCGTGGCATGGCGCCGCAGGATGACAACGGCAGTACTGGCAAGTGA
- a CDS encoding methionyl-tRNA formyltransferase — protein sequence MGWQPPRVVFMGLRGTFSYEVLRGLLHAGIHVVGVFVGHATPEATPFIPLSPPPPVGDLPLLTSPVTPSIITLAWEHGIPVWQVHQSTAPAVAEQIAALHPDFLCVACFDQRLPRALLALPAGAALNVHPSLLPRHRGPAPLFWTFRANERLTGVSVHVMTEHLDAGALVAQQAIAIVEGQRASIIERTCARVGGRLLAHVVRTWPHLTPTPQDESLATYEAWPQPDHFHIPHTWSAAHAFFFMRGVAEWGVPFTIETPHGPVHAHDATGYRLSQSQHPSGRSPANTRAIPLADGVLFIA from the coding sequence TTGGGATGGCAACCGCCGCGTGTCGTGTTCATGGGATTGCGTGGAACGTTTTCATACGAGGTGCTGCGCGGGTTACTGCACGCCGGCATTCACGTGGTGGGCGTTTTTGTCGGGCACGCCACGCCTGAAGCGACGCCGTTTATCCCACTCTCCCCTCCGCCCCCCGTCGGCGACCTTCCGCTCCTCACCAGCCCCGTTACGCCCAGCATCATCACGCTGGCTTGGGAACATGGCATCCCCGTTTGGCAAGTGCACCAAAGCACCGCGCCCGCCGTTGCCGAACAGATTGCCGCCCTCCATCCCGACTTTCTCTGCGTCGCCTGCTTTGACCAACGACTTCCACGCGCCCTGCTGGCGCTTCCCGCCGGCGCGGCGCTCAACGTTCACCCCTCCCTGTTGCCCCGCCATCGAGGACCAGCGCCGCTGTTCTGGACGTTTCGGGCGAACGAACGTTTGACGGGCGTCAGTGTTCATGTGATGACTGAACATCTTGACGCCGGCGCGCTTGTCGCGCAACAAGCCATTGCCATCGTAGAAGGGCAGCGCGCTTCCATAATAGAACGCACATGCGCCCGCGTCGGGGGGCGGCTTTTGGCGCATGTTGTACGCACATGGCCGCACTTGACGCCAACACCCCAAGACGAAAGCCTTGCCACATACGAAGCATGGCCACAGCCAGACCACTTTCACATTCCGCACACATGGAGCGCCGCACACGCTTTCTTTTTCATGCGCGGCGTCGCTGAATGGGGCGTTCCCTTCACCATTGAAACACCGCACGGTCCCGTACACGCGCATGACGCCACAGGCTACCGCCTCTCTCAGTCTCAGCACCCCTCTGGTCGCTCGCCCGCCAATACACGCGCCATCCCTCTGGCCGACGGCGTCCTTTTCATAGCGTGA
- a CDS encoding TusE/DsrC/DsvC family sulfur relay protein, with amino-acid sequence MTTKTLADLNVQLDAEGFLVNPNDWTPEIAEVLAREEGIELTDRHWEVINFVRKYYEEHGEPPTLRAITKQSGVPTKELYQLFPKGPAKKVARIAGLGKPKGCI; translated from the coding sequence ATGACAACCAAGACATTGGCCGACTTGAATGTGCAGTTGGATGCGGAAGGGTTCCTGGTGAACCCCAACGATTGGACGCCGGAAATTGCCGAGGTGCTGGCGCGCGAGGAAGGCATTGAATTGACCGACCGCCATTGGGAAGTGATCAACTTCGTGCGCAAGTATTACGAAGAGCATGGGGAACCGCCCACTCTGCGCGCCATTACGAAGCAATCGGGTGTCCCCACCAAGGAGCTCTATCAGCTGTTCCCGAAAGGTCCCGCCAAGAAAGTGGCGCGCATTGCGGGGCTGGGCAAACCGAAAGGCTGCATCTAG
- a CDS encoding PstS family phosphate ABC transporter substrate-binding protein codes for MPYGLRLLAICMLLLVIGCTAPNTSRPSPSPTSALQGSILIDGSSTVAPISQAIADQFKARHPAVKVDVHISGTGGGFKKFCAGATDISDASRPIDAHEWQMCRENGVTFIELPVAFDGLSVVVHPSNDWAICLTVAELRRIWAPEAEGVITNWKHIRDTFPNRPLSLYGAGLDSGTYDYFTQAIVGVEGESRLDYFGSEDDTKLVQGVAQDPNALGFFGYAYYDQNRDKLKLLSIDNGHGCIEPNTETVSRGLYQPLSRPIFIYVNKERLNANPALAAFVAFYLQHAPITSLQVGYIPLTDQLYALVSERFANQVEGTVFDGSGALVGVSIVDLLASETIEER; via the coding sequence ATGCCATACGGTCTTCGCCTTCTTGCAATCTGCATGTTGTTGCTTGTCATCGGGTGTACAGCGCCCAACACCTCGCGCCCCTCGCCTTCTCCAACCAGTGCCTTGCAGGGCAGTATCCTCATTGACGGTTCAAGCACAGTCGCCCCTATCAGCCAGGCGATTGCCGACCAATTCAAAGCCCGCCACCCCGCGGTCAAGGTGGACGTCCACATTTCAGGAACGGGGGGCGGCTTCAAAAAATTTTGCGCGGGTGCCACCGACATTTCGGACGCATCGCGCCCCATTGACGCCCACGAATGGCAAATGTGCCGCGAAAACGGGGTGACGTTCATCGAGTTGCCTGTGGCGTTCGACGGGCTTTCGGTGGTGGTACACCCCAGCAACGATTGGGCTATCTGCCTCACGGTGGCAGAATTGCGGCGCATCTGGGCGCCCGAGGCGGAAGGCGTCATTACCAACTGGAAGCACATACGCGACACCTTCCCCAACCGCCCGCTCTCGCTATATGGGGCTGGACTTGACTCAGGAACGTACGATTACTTCACGCAAGCCATCGTGGGCGTTGAAGGGGAAAGCCGCCTGGACTACTTTGGGAGCGAAGACGACACCAAATTGGTGCAAGGCGTCGCGCAAGACCCCAACGCGCTGGGCTTCTTTGGATACGCCTACTACGACCAGAACCGCGACAAACTCAAACTGCTCTCGATTGACAACGGGCATGGCTGTATCGAACCCAACACCGAAACCGTTTCGCGCGGGCTCTACCAGCCGCTTTCACGCCCCATCTTCATTTATGTCAACAAAGAGCGTTTGAACGCCAACCCCGCCCTGGCGGCGTTCGTCGCTTTCTACCTGCAACACGCCCCCATCACCAGCCTGCAAGTCGGCTACATCCCACTCACCGACCAACTCTATGCCCTGGTCAGCGAGCGCTTTGCCAACCAGGTGGAAGGAACGGTTTTCGATGGGAGCGGGGCGCTGGTGGGCGTTTCCATTGTTGATTTGCTTGCATCAGAAACAATCGAGGAACGCTGA
- a CDS encoding tetratricopeptide repeat protein has protein sequence MNQQKATLYRANEKARIQSFLQPTNQAHEVRGLFLVGEEGIGKSALVDVAVSENAAAFATIVRGSAFPITQNIPLGLISALLRSFLKIPTPSLSQHSTEGIEKRLAPLLGDQWESVRPALFYLLHSPDQKTYTHLFTLPSDQLKHQLFWALRQIVKAITQQGPLLIIVENLQWADDVSLDFLSASLSLEPLAPVRFLGTTWPEGWERLVTLAEGHHTKANIQEIVLAPFSEQEALAFIQTLVPSISPAYITALLTQSQGNPLYIQSIAEDFQLGIREIETPLPATIGEIFLHRLPHLPPSVRTLVEVASIIGSPIDIAVLEKIIERKGLAVNDLRQELETAQAWGFLQPVENTWVFRAHAIEKAIYTSLAPAIRSEWHLLIAQTIEHLWPIEHPWRLAYLATHYQQGAHAQQAVQYLLKAGTEATQQHAKREAITLLSQAHTLAQSSDIDLLTQRYLAITLGDAFFATGQYEQAASLYEEALHITEQMPEAPPRLKAEVLRLQGRIAEVRGKYSEAIEWFKQAYALLEERERDNAERLEKARICSDLGLTYHRQGLFKEAEQWLQSALALAMTAEDDLLSSEILRRLGPLVFSKGDIALAAHYLEQALQIQQHLNAKYTVARTLVNLGACYNALGNWQKALTVSEEALQILLEFGDLEGVTAVKINLGQMWYRLGEIEKAQTLLAQAIQLAQRINHQHFLAIALLNKTQLHLYCNEIPEAVEASADIPEITPTLVCRKHHVLSEIALRNGWIDEAQHLFEQAEKILQAEPSVGGSKLPRMYHHRLKGLLAAAQGKYHHALAELQMAIDLAPDDYEKALFLTEAAEIAHHMGDTKFTNLYLSQARPLAEKLDAQFLLNRLDNIQNDLSSHTIS, from the coding sequence ATGAACCAGCAAAAAGCAACCTTGTATCGCGCAAACGAAAAGGCACGCATTCAATCCTTTCTCCAGCCAACCAATCAGGCTCATGAGGTGCGCGGCCTTTTCCTTGTTGGCGAAGAAGGAATTGGCAAATCGGCCCTGGTTGACGTCGCCGTCTCCGAAAATGCAGCGGCTTTTGCGACCATCGTTCGCGGGAGCGCATTTCCCATCACCCAAAATATACCTTTGGGGCTGATTTCAGCTTTACTGCGTTCATTCCTGAAAATTCCAACTCCATCCCTCTCACAGCACTCTACAGAGGGTATTGAGAAACGTCTTGCTCCATTGCTGGGTGATCAATGGGAATCTGTACGTCCTGCGCTGTTTTATCTCCTCCATAGTCCCGACCAAAAAACGTACACCCATCTTTTTACACTTCCATCAGACCAACTCAAACATCAACTCTTTTGGGCGCTTCGCCAGATTGTCAAAGCTATTACGCAACAGGGGCCATTGCTCATTATTGTAGAGAATTTGCAATGGGCCGATGACGTCTCATTGGATTTTCTAAGCGCTTCATTATCACTTGAACCTCTTGCGCCTGTCCGTTTCCTCGGCACAACATGGCCAGAAGGCTGGGAACGTCTTGTGACATTGGCAGAGGGACATCATACAAAAGCAAATATCCAAGAGATTGTCCTGGCACCTTTTTCAGAACAAGAGGCGCTTGCCTTCATCCAGACACTCGTCCCATCTATCTCACCTGCGTACATCACAGCACTTCTTACCCAATCGCAAGGCAACCCTCTCTACATTCAATCTATCGCTGAAGATTTTCAGCTCGGTATCCGTGAGATAGAGACGCCTTTACCGGCCACTATTGGCGAGATTTTCCTTCACCGACTACCCCATCTCCCCCCGTCAGTGCGTACCCTTGTCGAGGTCGCCAGCATTATTGGTTCACCCATAGATATCGCGGTGCTGGAAAAAATCATCGAACGCAAAGGACTCGCCGTCAATGATCTTCGCCAAGAGCTGGAAACGGCGCAAGCATGGGGGTTCCTGCAACCTGTTGAAAATACATGGGTCTTTCGCGCACACGCCATCGAAAAAGCTATTTATACGTCACTCGCCCCCGCTATTCGCAGTGAATGGCACTTGCTCATCGCCCAAACGATTGAACATCTCTGGCCTATCGAACATCCCTGGCGTTTGGCCTATCTGGCAACGCATTACCAGCAAGGTGCGCATGCTCAACAGGCCGTTCAGTATTTACTGAAAGCCGGGACAGAAGCAACACAACAACACGCCAAACGAGAAGCCATTACCCTTCTCTCGCAAGCCCACACACTGGCACAATCATCCGATATTGACCTGCTTACTCAGCGATATTTGGCAATCACTCTGGGCGACGCCTTCTTCGCCACAGGACAATATGAACAAGCCGCCTCGCTGTATGAAGAAGCTCTCCACATTACAGAGCAAATGCCGGAAGCACCGCCGCGCCTCAAAGCTGAGGTTCTTCGTCTGCAAGGCCGTATCGCAGAAGTGCGCGGCAAATATAGTGAAGCCATCGAATGGTTCAAACAAGCCTACGCTCTTCTCGAAGAGCGCGAACGTGACAATGCAGAACGGCTCGAAAAAGCACGCATTTGCAGTGATTTGGGGTTGACGTACCACCGCCAGGGGCTTTTCAAAGAAGCGGAACAATGGTTGCAATCGGCATTGGCTTTGGCTATGACGGCAGAAGATGATTTGCTTTCTTCCGAAATATTGCGTCGTTTGGGACCTCTTGTCTTTTCCAAAGGCGATATCGCTTTAGCCGCACATTATCTCGAACAAGCCCTCCAAATACAGCAACATTTGAACGCTAAATACACCGTGGCACGAACACTTGTAAACCTCGGTGCGTGCTACAATGCTCTAGGAAATTGGCAAAAAGCGCTTACCGTCTCTGAAGAAGCGCTTCAAATCCTGCTTGAATTTGGTGATTTGGAAGGTGTAACGGCTGTTAAAATCAATTTGGGGCAAATGTGGTATCGCTTGGGAGAGATTGAAAAAGCTCAAACTCTCCTCGCGCAAGCCATTCAACTTGCGCAACGCATCAACCACCAACACTTTCTCGCCATTGCTTTACTCAACAAAACTCAATTGCACTTGTACTGCAATGAAATTCCAGAGGCGGTTGAAGCATCAGCCGATATTCCCGAAATTACCCCAACATTGGTATGCCGAAAACATCATGTGCTCAGCGAAATTGCCCTGCGAAACGGATGGATCGATGAAGCCCAACATCTTTTTGAGCAAGCTGAAAAAATACTCCAGGCAGAACCAAGTGTCGGCGGCTCCAAACTCCCGCGCATGTACCATCATCGCCTGAAAGGCTTGCTCGCCGCCGCTCAAGGCAAATACCACCACGCACTGGCAGAGCTGCAAATGGCGATAGACCTCGCACCCGACGACTACGAAAAAGCCCTCTTCCTCACCGAGGCGGCAGAGATTGCGCATCACATGGGCGACACCAAATTTACCAACCTCTATCTTTCCCAAGCGCGCCCCTTGGCCGAAAAACTGGACGCCCAATTCCTGCTCAACCGGCTTGACAACATCCAAAACGATTTGTCATCCCACACCATCTCTTGA
- a CDS encoding DsrE/DsrF/DrsH-like family protein — MSEDRKMAIIVSKGTLDMAYPGLVLANAARMLGIEVKLFFTFWGMDVINKKTVDHLKVAPVGNPAMHMPQLAGVLPGATDLATTMMKKQMEKLDFPPVREFLEMVHDAGAEIYACRMAADMMGLTKEDLVPQVDDIVGAMEFLEMAEGAQIIFI; from the coding sequence ATGAGTGAAGACCGCAAGATGGCGATTATCGTCTCCAAAGGGACGTTGGACATGGCGTATCCGGGGTTGGTGTTGGCAAACGCCGCCCGCATGCTGGGGATTGAGGTCAAGTTGTTCTTCACCTTTTGGGGGATGGATGTCATTAACAAGAAGACCGTTGACCACTTGAAGGTGGCGCCGGTCGGCAACCCGGCGATGCACATGCCGCAGCTGGCGGGGGTGTTGCCTGGTGCGACAGACCTGGCCACAACGATGATGAAGAAGCAGATGGAGAAGCTCGACTTCCCGCCGGTGCGCGAGTTCCTGGAAATGGTGCATGATGCCGGGGCGGAAATTTACGCCTGCCGGATGGCGGCGGACATGATGGGCTTGACGAAGGAGGATTTGGTGCCGCAGGTGGATGACATTGTCGGGGCGATGGAGTTCCTGGAAATGGCGGAAGGGGCGCAAATCATTTTCATCTAA
- the sqr gene encoding type III sulfide quinone reductase, selenoprotein subtype — MKRIVILGAGTAGTMLANRLARMPEMDDWRITVVDATREHYYQPGFLLLPFGVYGKDDVVRPKRYYLPAGAELIFAEVDRIRPDQKVVELMDGRKVAYDVLVIATGSHIHPEETPGLMEHEWHKTIHTFYDFEGAVALADALRHFKEGRLVLNVAEMPIKCPVAPLEFVFLADWYFTHRGLRDRVEIVYTTPLPGAFTKPKATEMLGTMLEERGIRVVPEFNVMEVDPDARILRSYDEQEVEYDLLVSIPVHMGADAIARSEMGDELNFVPTDRHTLLAKGYDDIFVLGDATDLPASKAGSVAHFEVDVFMENFRRYLDGLELLPLFDGHSNCFIETGYGKGVLIDFNYDVEPLPGMFPLPGVGPMPLLKESRVNHWGKLMFHWMYWNILLKGRELPIPARMSMAGKRL; from the coding sequence ATGAAACGCATTGTGATTTTGGGGGCGGGAACAGCGGGCACGATGCTGGCGAATCGGCTGGCGCGGATGCCCGAGATGGACGATTGGCGCATTACTGTGGTTGATGCCACACGCGAGCACTACTATCAGCCGGGCTTTCTGCTGTTGCCCTTTGGGGTGTACGGAAAGGACGATGTTGTGCGCCCCAAACGCTACTACCTGCCGGCGGGTGCGGAACTGATTTTTGCCGAGGTGGACCGCATTCGCCCCGATCAAAAGGTGGTGGAGTTGATGGATGGGCGCAAAGTGGCGTATGACGTGCTGGTGATTGCCACCGGTTCGCACATTCACCCCGAAGAGACGCCGGGGCTGATGGAGCATGAGTGGCACAAGACGATTCACACCTTTTACGATTTTGAAGGAGCGGTGGCGTTGGCGGACGCCCTGCGCCATTTCAAGGAAGGTCGCCTGGTGTTGAACGTGGCTGAAATGCCCATCAAGTGCCCGGTGGCGCCGCTCGAATTTGTCTTCCTGGCGGATTGGTACTTTACGCACCGCGGTTTGCGCGACCGTGTAGAGATTGTGTACACAACGCCGCTTCCGGGGGCGTTCACAAAGCCGAAGGCGACCGAGATGCTGGGGACGATGCTTGAGGAGCGCGGTATTCGTGTTGTGCCTGAGTTCAACGTGATGGAAGTTGACCCGGATGCGCGGATTTTGCGCTCGTATGACGAGCAAGAAGTGGAATACGACTTGTTGGTTTCCATTCCGGTGCACATGGGGGCGGACGCCATTGCGCGTTCGGAGATGGGCGATGAGTTGAATTTCGTGCCCACGGACCGCCATACGTTGTTGGCGAAGGGCTACGATGACATTTTCGTGCTCGGTGATGCGACCGATTTGCCGGCGTCCAAGGCGGGGTCGGTGGCGCATTTCGAGGTGGATGTCTTCATGGAGAACTTCCGCCGGTATCTGGATGGGCTGGAGCTGTTGCCTTTGTTCGATGGGCATTCCAACTGCTTCATCGAGACCGGCTATGGCAAGGGTGTGCTGATTGATTTCAACTATGACGTGGAGCCGTTGCCGGGCATGTTCCCGTTGCCGGGTGTGGGACCGATGCCGTTGCTCAAAGAATCGCGCGTCAACCATTGGGGCAAGCTGATGTTCCACTGGATGTACTGGAACATTTTGCTGAAAGGGCGTGAGTTGCCCATTCCGGCGCGCATGAGCATGGCCGGCAAGCGGTTGTGA